Genomic DNA from Marinobacter sp. LV10MA510-1:
CCAGAGGAAAAAGAGCAGGCGTTGCTGATCAGCAGAAGTTACCTATAAAACAGCGGAGTTCTGATGGCCGTGTCACTCTTCCTCATTATAGCCAGGCGTTAATTTCTTAAGGCGATCAAGTTCTGCTTCCAGGCGCTCTACCCGCTTTTGCAAACTCATGACATCTTCATGGCGATACATTCCCAGGCGACGCAGAGCGCCAGATACCCGCTGATCGAACAGATGTTCTAGCTTGTCCCAGGTGCCCGTAGCGCGCTCGCGAACGCCCTCTACCCGATCTTCCACCGACTTCAGCTGTTTTTCCACCACACCACGGGTGCGGCTCT
This window encodes:
- a CDS encoding phasin family protein — encoded protein: MTDDHEKNTDSDAQLPDKIKDSDAQLPGRIKDSARQIWLAGLGAFNKTEEDTGRFFERLVQEGEQMESRTRGVVEKQLKSVEDRVEGVRERATGTWDKLEHLFDQRVSGALRRLGMYRHEDVMSLQKRVERLEAELDRLKKLTPGYNEEE